The Pedobacter roseus genome contains a region encoding:
- a CDS encoding histidine-type phosphatase translates to MRKKLLYLLLLVPYFGFAQAPSTALLGTKTLYLPKQTKFTPVPGGYKAVYINFVGRHGARHLTKDIKLSYAYATVSKADSLNVLTTAGKTLKQFILNLGKEEENHVASISESGANELRGIAERMFTNQKDVFTSDEKVLVSTTKKGRTKESAEAFLAGLKTKSAPLSQNITFNYADDDHLRFYDFSKTYDEFKENGNWTIAYQKLAKAKKLNDIANRFAQKFFKPNYLAKLSQTDKINFVEDVYGFYTILNAVSAEIKAVGLSPKDLNFKTFFTPADLAALNTLGNAEDFLKKAPGLNNNGIQVRVAAPLLADFINTTDAYLKNKPVIADLRFAHAETIAPFAALMGIHGAAEATNNILTFEQVWKAENVIPFSANIQWIVYQNPTNGTHLVKFLLNEKEVAINGLSTKTFPYYNWIAVREHYLKKLKTLNLGLQDNMHEYLLKLK, encoded by the coding sequence ATGAGAAAAAAACTACTTTACCTGCTTTTATTGGTTCCTTATTTTGGTTTTGCGCAAGCACCATCAACCGCATTACTGGGAACAAAAACACTATACCTACCAAAGCAAACGAAATTTACACCTGTACCTGGCGGTTACAAAGCTGTGTACATCAACTTTGTGGGCAGGCATGGTGCCAGGCATTTAACCAAGGATATTAAACTTTCTTATGCCTACGCTACCGTATCAAAAGCGGATAGTTTAAATGTGTTAACCACGGCAGGGAAAACTTTAAAACAGTTTATCTTAAACCTGGGCAAAGAAGAAGAAAACCATGTGGCTTCTATTTCCGAAAGCGGTGCAAACGAGTTAAGGGGCATTGCTGAAAGGATGTTCACGAACCAGAAAGATGTTTTCACTTCAGACGAGAAGGTTTTGGTTTCGACAACTAAAAAAGGACGTACAAAAGAAAGTGCGGAAGCTTTTCTGGCCGGACTTAAAACCAAATCGGCTCCTTTAAGCCAGAACATCACTTTTAATTATGCAGATGATGACCACCTGCGTTTCTACGATTTTTCTAAAACCTACGATGAATTTAAAGAAAACGGAAACTGGACAATTGCTTATCAAAAACTTGCTAAGGCAAAAAAACTAAATGATATTGCCAACCGTTTTGCCCAAAAGTTCTTTAAACCCAATTACCTGGCGAAGTTAAGCCAGACCGATAAAATCAATTTTGTAGAAGATGTTTATGGTTTCTATACCATTCTGAATGCGGTAAGTGCCGAAATTAAAGCAGTTGGTTTAAGCCCGAAAGACCTCAATTTTAAAACTTTTTTTACCCCGGCAGATTTAGCGGCACTAAATACTTTGGGCAATGCTGAAGACTTTTTAAAGAAAGCCCCGGGTTTAAACAATAACGGCATCCAGGTGAGGGTAGCTGCACCTTTACTGGCTGATTTTATCAATACGACTGATGCTTATCTAAAAAACAAACCTGTTATAGCCGATTTGCGTTTTGCGCATGCCGAAACCATTGCGCCTTTCGCCGCATTAATGGGCATACATGGTGCAGCAGAGGCTACCAACAATATTTTAACCTTTGAGCAGGTTTGGAAAGCCGAAAATGTAATCCCTTTCAGTGCCAACATCCAGTGGATTGTTTATCAAAACCCAACGAATGGAACACATTTAGTAAAGTTTTTATTGAATGAAAAAGAAGTTGCCATTAACGGTTTAAGCACCAAAACCTTTCCATATTACAACTGGATAGCTGTAAGGGAACATTACCTCAAAAAACTGAAAACGCTTAACTTGGGTCTTCAGGATAACATGCACGAATATTTACTAAAGTTAAAATAA
- a CDS encoding alkaline phosphatase, which produces MNRRSLLKGGLLAGLSVPLVGLKEVMAAPVGGTKKAKNIIMMVSDGMSTGTLNMADLYANRAYGRSSKWLGLYRDNKAVRALMDTASASSMVTDSAAASSSWGGGMRVKNGSLNVGMNGEKPQPILQKFKEKGKKVGCVTTVPITHATPAGFCVNIDNRGGQDIIAEIYLGLKFDVMMGGGSKYFGEHRAGGSLIPKFLTQGYKVAENRNEMLALDKSKPVLGLFAEDGLPYEVDRMHDTELQKTIPTLAEMTMKAIELMKDHKDGFALQVEGGKVDWAAHSNDLGGLIFDQLAFDEAVGKVIEFAEKDGDTLVIITTDHGNSNPGLFYADEANKKFDSLQRFKHSNTWLLAQLNQSFSEQKIMDMIKENQGIEMKSEDVKSLLSHFKDIVPGQLYNEANLPFYEYGKILGKYTDVQWAGMNHTGDYVELTMFGPGSEQLKPFVKNYELHNFMLKAAEMPEHFLLGK; this is translated from the coding sequence ATGAATAGAAGATCGTTATTAAAAGGTGGCTTATTGGCTGGCTTAAGTGTACCACTTGTTGGGTTAAAAGAGGTAATGGCCGCTCCGGTTGGCGGTACAAAGAAAGCAAAAAACATCATTATGATGGTGAGCGATGGAATGAGTACAGGTACTTTAAACATGGCAGATCTCTATGCCAACCGTGCCTATGGACGGAGCAGCAAATGGTTGGGTTTATACCGCGATAACAAAGCTGTTCGCGCTTTGATGGACACCGCTTCGGCAAGTTCGATGGTTACCGATTCTGCTGCGGCGAGCTCATCATGGGGTGGAGGCATGCGTGTTAAAAATGGTTCGTTAAATGTTGGAATGAATGGCGAGAAACCTCAGCCTATCCTTCAGAAATTTAAAGAAAAAGGTAAGAAGGTAGGTTGTGTAACTACTGTTCCGATTACACATGCTACGCCGGCAGGATTTTGTGTGAATATTGATAACCGTGGCGGACAGGATATTATTGCTGAAATCTATCTTGGTTTAAAATTCGACGTGATGATGGGCGGTGGTAGTAAATATTTCGGAGAACACCGGGCAGGAGGGAGCCTGATTCCAAAATTTCTTACCCAGGGATATAAAGTGGCCGAAAACAGGAACGAAATGCTGGCTTTAGATAAATCGAAGCCTGTTTTAGGTTTATTTGCTGAAGATGGATTGCCTTATGAGGTAGACCGTATGCACGATACAGAATTGCAGAAAACAATTCCTACACTTGCTGAAATGACCATGAAAGCGATTGAGTTAATGAAAGATCATAAAGATGGTTTTGCATTACAGGTTGAAGGTGGAAAAGTAGATTGGGCAGCCCACTCAAACGATTTGGGTGGATTGATTTTCGACCAGCTGGCCTTTGATGAAGCAGTGGGTAAAGTAATCGAATTTGCTGAAAAAGATGGTGATACCTTAGTGATCATCACCACCGACCATGGCAACTCAAATCCGGGTTTGTTTTACGCTGATGAAGCCAATAAAAAATTCGATAGTCTTCAGCGTTTTAAGCATAGCAATACCTGGTTACTTGCACAATTGAATCAATCGTTCAGCGAGCAGAAGATCATGGATATGATTAAAGAAAATCAGGGCATCGAAATGAAAAGCGAAGATGTAAAATCGTTGCTAAGCCATTTTAAAGATATTGTTCCGGGTCAATTGTATAACGAAGCCAATCTTCCTTTTTACGAATATGGAAAAATTTTAGGCAAATACACCGATGTACAATGGGCAGGGATGAACCATACAGGCGATTATGTAGAACTGACCATGTTCGGCCCGGGATCTGAGCAGCTAAAGCCTTTTGTTAAAAACTACGAACTGCACAACTTCATGTTAAAAGCGGCCGAAATGCCAGAACATTTTTTGTTAGGGAAATAG
- a CDS encoding TonB-dependent receptor, which produces MKKLLLTLFNVILCLVALAQNNGTVRGIVTDKDSKETLIGATVTLKNEKKTFKLAVSTGLDGSYVFKNVPAGKYEVEAKYIAYKDEDKDFDLKAGEVKIISLQIESKSSSLDEVKVSGKSDEGSDYKSRSIERKSDQVLNAVSARAIEISPDLTIANVTQRVSGVSIERSNNGEGQYAIIRGMDKRYNYTLVNGVKIPSPDNKNRYVPLDIFPADIVDRMEVYKSLTPNLEGDAIGGGINLVLKDAPDRLTIRANAAVGLAGTFAIKNNFTAFDHSGSASSSPRIANGNNYSANISDFTNGGFNYETKHTPVSTVFGFSIGGRSANKKFGALAAASYQNTFRGTNTIFYDTDVDRATNEPALKSVQSRSYSIQQERTGLHAKLDYKFNKDHKIDLYASYMNLAQNQFRFQSDTTLNLGRVGAGTGRVSNTYRSSRVVQQIFSTNLHGEHELADHLDMNWSLVYAKADANEPDRATLNIVTGRTAILDAAGNKIGATQNPALFNSTGAAQSHVWAKNADEDKTAYLNFIYKPKIGDTKVEFSVGGMYRDKTRTSSYDDYSLKLAGSTTQVYDGNINNNTFMVQTVGGSPNDPLNYNFKEKIAAGYAQFKFTIGKLQTLGGVRYENTQQNWVTAAKVNQIVGAVGSKEYADLLPSLNFKYALGDKQNLRLSYYSAISRPGFYELIPHTGGDPDADYQELGNPNLKRITSDNYDLRYEFFPKQLDQLLVGVFYKNIKNPIEFALVNQATSVFYTAANFGNASNYGFEMDFTKYINKFGFRANYTFTDSKITTTKTVLYRDAATTSLTQRTEEQTRPLQGQSKHIGNLSLLFKDAVSGLDAQLAAVYTGPRIYTVSPYLDNDIWQKGTVTLDLSAEQKISKSFSVYVKVNNLLNTPSELEIRRPYQVTTATVNQDVANQTVGENVFIRKDEYKQFYLLGLRYKL; this is translated from the coding sequence ATGAAGAAACTCTTACTCACACTTTTTAATGTGATTTTATGCCTCGTTGCACTTGCCCAAAACAATGGTACAGTAAGGGGCATTGTAACTGATAAAGATTCAAAAGAAACCCTGATAGGTGCTACCGTAACGCTTAAAAACGAAAAGAAAACTTTTAAGCTTGCTGTAAGTACTGGCCTTGACGGAAGTTATGTTTTCAAAAACGTGCCTGCCGGAAAATATGAGGTGGAAGCCAAGTATATAGCTTATAAGGATGAAGACAAAGATTTTGACCTTAAAGCCGGAGAGGTGAAAATTATTTCACTCCAGATTGAAAGCAAATCGAGCAGTTTGGACGAAGTTAAAGTATCTGGCAAATCTGATGAGGGTAGTGATTATAAATCGCGCTCCATCGAACGTAAATCCGATCAGGTATTAAATGCAGTTTCGGCCAGGGCCATCGAAATTTCTCCCGATTTAACCATTGCCAATGTTACCCAAAGGGTTTCGGGCGTATCCATCGAAAGAAGCAATAATGGCGAAGGCCAGTATGCCATTATCCGTGGTATGGACAAACGTTATAACTATACCCTGGTTAACGGCGTAAAAATCCCAAGTCCGGATAATAAAAACCGTTATGTACCATTGGATATTTTTCCTGCCGATATAGTGGATAGGATGGAGGTTTATAAATCTTTAACTCCAAATCTGGAAGGTGATGCCATTGGTGGCGGAATTAACCTGGTTTTAAAAGATGCACCTGATCGTTTAACCATCCGTGCTAATGCGGCAGTTGGTCTTGCAGGTACTTTTGCCATTAAAAATAACTTTACCGCTTTCGATCATTCGGGAAGTGCCAGTTCATCTCCCCGTATTGCCAACGGAAACAATTACTCGGCAAATATTTCAGATTTCACTAACGGAGGTTTTAATTACGAAACCAAACATACCCCTGTTTCGACCGTTTTTGGTTTCAGCATTGGCGGTCGTTCAGCCAATAAGAAATTTGGTGCATTGGCAGCCGCAAGTTACCAGAATACTTTCCGTGGAACGAATACCATTTTTTACGATACCGATGTAGACCGTGCCACTAATGAACCTGCTTTAAAAAGTGTGCAGAGCAGAAGTTACAGTATTCAGCAAGAGCGTACCGGTTTGCATGCTAAATTGGATTATAAATTTAATAAAGATCACAAAATAGATCTTTATGCCTCTTATATGAACCTGGCTCAAAACCAGTTCCGTTTTCAAAGCGATACTACTTTAAATTTAGGTAGGGTTGGTGCAGGTACAGGTCGTGTAAGCAATACTTACAGAAGCAGCCGTGTGGTGCAACAGATTTTTAGCACCAATTTACATGGTGAGCACGAACTGGCTGATCATTTAGATATGAACTGGTCGTTGGTTTATGCAAAAGCTGATGCAAATGAGCCAGATCGTGCTACTTTGAACATTGTTACCGGTAGAACAGCAATATTAGATGCAGCTGGCAATAAAATCGGTGCTACGCAAAACCCGGCTTTGTTTAACTCAACCGGTGCAGCACAATCGCATGTTTGGGCAAAAAATGCTGACGAAGATAAAACCGCCTATCTGAATTTTATCTATAAACCAAAAATCGGTGATACCAAAGTAGAATTTAGCGTGGGTGGTATGTACCGCGATAAAACCAGGACCAGCAGTTATGATGATTATTCGTTAAAACTGGCTGGCAGCACTACACAGGTTTACGATGGAAACATCAACAACAATACCTTTATGGTACAAACTGTTGGAGGGTCGCCAAACGATCCATTGAACTATAATTTTAAAGAAAAAATTGCTGCAGGTTATGCACAGTTTAAATTTACGATCGGCAAATTACAGACTTTAGGTGGTGTGCGTTACGAAAATACACAACAAAATTGGGTAACTGCTGCCAAAGTTAACCAGATTGTTGGTGCCGTTGGGTCGAAAGAATATGCGGATCTATTGCCAAGTTTAAACTTTAAATATGCATTGGGAGATAAACAGAATTTACGTTTATCTTATTACTCGGCCATCAGTCGTCCTGGATTTTACGAATTAATCCCGCATACAGGCGGCGACCCAGATGCAGATTACCAGGAACTGGGAAACCCGAACTTAAAACGCATCACTTCTGATAATTACGATTTAAGATATGAGTTTTTTCCAAAACAGTTAGATCAGTTATTGGTGGGTGTTTTCTATAAAAACATCAAAAACCCGATCGAATTTGCCCTGGTAAACCAGGCTACCAGTGTGTTTTATACTGCGGCAAACTTTGGTAACGCCTCTAATTATGGTTTTGAAATGGATTTTACCAAATACATCAATAAATTTGGTTTCCGTGCAAACTATACTTTTACCGATTCTAAAATTACCACAACCAAAACGGTTTTGTATAGAGATGCTGCAACTACTTCTTTAACACAACGTACCGAAGAGCAAACCCGTCCTTTACAGGGCCAGTCTAAACACATCGGTAACTTATCATTGTTGTTTAAAGATGCCGTTTCAGGTTTAGATGCGCAATTAGCTGCCGTTTATACTGGTCCGAGGATTTATACCGTATCACCTTATCTTGATAACGATATCTGGCAAAAAGGGACGGTTACCTTAGATCTGTCAGCAGAACAGAAAATATCGAAAAGCTTTTCGGTTTACGTAAAAGTAAACAACCTTTTAAATACCCCATCAGAACTCGAAATCAGAAGACCTTATCAGGTAACTACTGCTACTGTTAATCAGGATGTGGCTAATCAAACCGTTGGAGAGAACGTTTTCATCCGTAAAGATGAGTACAAACAATTTTATTTATTGGGCTTACGCTATAAATTATAA
- a CDS encoding esterase family protein, whose translation MNREYHKWFSHNLQRDMELLVFGHSGRAVIFFPTRMARFYDYENWGIIASLSQQIENGELQVFCVDSIDGESFYNDDVFPSVRIERHLQYEKYLLEEVMSLIYQKNDGNYIETAGCSMGAYHAINLAMKYPWLFKKAVGISGRYDLTDNIGDFRDLLNGFRDEKVYFNMPAQYLANLHDDKLLSEVRNIEIILAVGETDPFLSGNQHLSSLLWEKGVPNQFHTWESNAHRPHYWRKMAPMYI comes from the coding sequence ATGAACAGGGAATACCACAAATGGTTCAGCCATAATCTGCAACGGGATATGGAGCTGCTGGTTTTCGGGCACAGCGGAAGGGCAGTTATCTTTTTTCCCACGCGTATGGCCAGGTTTTACGATTATGAAAACTGGGGGATTATCGCTTCGCTGAGTCAACAAATCGAAAATGGCGAGCTTCAGGTTTTCTGTGTGGATAGTATTGATGGCGAAAGTTTTTATAATGACGATGTATTTCCTTCCGTTAGGATTGAGCGCCATTTACAGTACGAAAAATATCTTTTAGAAGAAGTAATGTCGCTGATCTACCAGAAGAATGATGGTAATTATATAGAAACAGCTGGTTGTAGCATGGGTGCTTATCATGCCATCAATCTGGCGATGAAATATCCCTGGTTATTTAAAAAGGCGGTGGGCATTAGCGGAAGGTACGATCTTACGGATAATATAGGTGATTTCAGGGACCTGCTGAACGGATTCCGTGATGAAAAAGTATATTTCAACATGCCGGCGCAATACCTGGCCAACCTTCATGATGATAAATTGCTTTCGGAAGTGAGAAATATAGAAATTATTCTGGCCGTGGGCGAAACAGATCCATTTTTAAGCGGAAACCAACACCTCAGCAGCCTCTTATGGGAGAAAGGTGTACCCAACCAGTTCCACACCTGGGAAAGCAATGCACACCGCCCCCATTACTGGCGAAAAATGGCACCGATGTACATTTAA
- a CDS encoding HAD-IIA family hydrolase: MKQGLLIDMDGVIYSGEALISGADKFIKNLIDEAIPFAFMTNNSQRTPLEVVRKLKGLGIKVEESHVYTSAMATAKFLSDQSPKGTAYVLGEGGLLSSLHDHGITLVNTDPEFVVLGEGRNFTLEMVQRAVDMILAGAKFITTNRDPSPKKPGWNNLGIAATTAMIEEATGRKAFVTGKPSPVMMRSARKFLGLETSETTVIGDTMETDIQGGVQMGYKTILVLSGISSKDTLGHYAFKPDMIASSVDEIKFPLTWWEEK, from the coding sequence ATGAAACAAGGATTATTAATAGATATGGATGGGGTGATTTATAGCGGAGAGGCACTCATATCCGGAGCAGACAAATTCATTAAAAACCTGATCGATGAGGCAATCCCTTTCGCATTTATGACCAATAACAGCCAGAGAACTCCATTAGAAGTGGTACGCAAATTAAAGGGACTGGGAATAAAAGTTGAAGAAAGCCATGTATATACGAGTGCGATGGCTACGGCTAAATTTCTTTCGGATCAAAGCCCAAAAGGTACGGCTTATGTATTGGGCGAAGGTGGTTTATTGAGCAGTTTACACGATCATGGCATCACATTGGTAAATACCGACCCGGAATTTGTGGTACTTGGAGAAGGCAGAAATTTCACCCTTGAAATGGTTCAAAGGGCTGTAGATATGATCCTTGCAGGAGCAAAATTTATTACCACTAACAGGGATCCCTCGCCTAAAAAACCCGGATGGAATAATTTAGGTATCGCTGCAACCACCGCCATGATTGAAGAAGCCACAGGCAGAAAAGCGTTTGTTACGGGTAAACCAAGCCCCGTGATGATGCGCTCTGCCCGTAAGTTTTTAGGATTGGAAACAAGCGAAACTACGGTCATCGGCGATACGATGGAAACCGACATTCAGGGTGGTGTGCAAATGGGCTATAAAACAATCTTGGTACTTTCAGGCATATCGAGCAAAGATACTTTGGGTCATTATGCTTTTAAACCTGATATGATTGCCAGTTCTGTTGATGAGATTAAGTTTCCATTAACCTGGTGGGAGGAGAAGTAG
- a CDS encoding glycoside hydrolase family 2 protein encodes MKIDTLRFKKSLLITLFTIMAGFSSARQQARITLPFNADWLFKKTKDSAATKWDKVTLPHTWNAVDMQNTKNFYEGEGIYKKDFVFGNEYKDKRLFLKFEGVGQTAEVYVNNKLVGKHKGSYSAFCLDISYAVIIGKSNTIMVKANNTAKRDIIPVNHFLFGIYGGIYRSVELIATNKLNITTTDYASPGIYISQKNVSEKSTDISVEVKVENKLATATDVSIKTTIYDQVGKDIAHQTENYNVNTQGRQAYIQQMTVQNPTLWDGFNNPYLYKVVTQLIKDNQVIDEVSQPLGIRKFELVAGKGMMLNGKRYNMYGVSRHQDRWQYGNALSNAQHKEDLDIIKEMGATTIRLAHYQQSEYLYSQCDSMGFIISAEIPFVNTYTGEEGENAKQQLMELIKQNYNHPSIYLWGLHNEVYGKTPADFPAVLTRDLNDLAKQIDPYRSTITVSGYGEMDRPTNLNADVQGMNRYYGWYEGKIGGLDKWATDLEAKYPNNKVILSEYGADGNILHQQEQAGLKDTYNYTLPDYPETYETKTHEIQWPIIAKHPYILASYVWNMFDFATPMWNRGSMPARNMKGLVTFDRKIKKDAFYWYKANWSKAPVLYLTERRAKIRKHQVTEVVVYSNIGAPKLWLNGKKVNAEPKLVDGNVLYKFENITLKKGTNTIESTVIKDGKTIKDNISWDFR; translated from the coding sequence ATGAAGATAGATACTTTAAGATTTAAAAAATCACTTTTAATTACCCTGTTTACCATAATGGCAGGCTTTTCATCAGCCCGGCAACAGGCCAGGATTACCTTACCTTTTAATGCCGATTGGTTATTTAAAAAAACAAAAGACAGCGCCGCCACCAAATGGGATAAAGTAACCCTTCCACATACCTGGAATGCTGTGGATATGCAAAACACCAAAAACTTTTACGAAGGCGAAGGCATTTATAAAAAAGATTTTGTTTTTGGAAACGAGTACAAAGACAAACGTCTCTTTTTAAAGTTCGAAGGCGTAGGACAAACTGCCGAGGTTTATGTAAACAATAAACTGGTTGGCAAACACAAGGGATCTTACAGTGCTTTCTGTTTAGATATTAGCTATGCGGTAATAATTGGTAAAAGTAACACCATTATGGTGAAGGCAAACAATACGGCAAAAAGGGATATTATCCCCGTAAACCATTTCCTGTTCGGTATTTATGGCGGCATTTATCGTTCGGTTGAACTTATTGCAACAAATAAACTCAACATTACCACTACCGATTATGCCTCGCCCGGGATTTATATCTCGCAGAAAAATGTTTCTGAAAAATCGACAGATATTTCGGTTGAAGTTAAAGTAGAAAACAAATTAGCCACTGCAACGGATGTGTCGATCAAAACCACCATTTATGATCAGGTGGGGAAAGACATAGCACACCAAACAGAAAATTACAATGTAAATACCCAGGGCAGGCAGGCTTATATCCAGCAAATGACTGTTCAAAACCCAACACTTTGGGATGGTTTTAACAATCCATATCTCTACAAGGTAGTTACGCAGCTTATTAAAGATAATCAGGTAATTGATGAGGTTTCGCAGCCATTGGGCATCCGTAAGTTTGAGCTGGTGGCCGGAAAAGGCATGATGCTCAACGGAAAACGTTATAACATGTATGGTGTTTCGAGGCATCAGGACCGCTGGCAATATGGCAATGCCTTAAGCAATGCGCAGCATAAAGAAGATTTGGATATCATTAAAGAAATGGGCGCTACCACCATCCGTTTAGCGCACTATCAACAATCAGAATACCTTTATTCGCAATGTGATAGCATGGGTTTTATCATTTCGGCCGAAATTCCGTTTGTAAATACCTACACAGGCGAAGAAGGTGAGAATGCCAAGCAACAGTTAATGGAGCTGATTAAACAGAATTACAATCACCCCTCTATTTATTTATGGGGTTTACATAATGAAGTGTATGGCAAAACGCCAGCCGATTTCCCTGCAGTATTAACCCGCGACTTAAATGATCTGGCCAAACAGATTGATCCTTATCGCTCTACCATTACGGTGAGTGGTTATGGTGAGATGGATCGGCCGACAAACCTAAACGCCGATGTGCAGGGCATGAACCGGTATTACGGCTGGTATGAAGGTAAAATAGGTGGTTTAGACAAATGGGCCACAGATCTTGAAGCGAAATATCCGAACAATAAAGTTATTTTATCAGAATATGGTGCCGATGGCAATATTTTGCACCAGCAGGAGCAGGCCGGTTTAAAAGATACCTACAATTACACCCTGCCCGATTATCCGGAAACCTACGAAACGAAAACGCATGAAATCCAATGGCCCATAATAGCCAAACATCCTTACATTCTGGCTTCTTATGTGTGGAATATGTTCGATTTTGCCACCCCGATGTGGAATCGTGGCAGCATGCCCGCCCGCAATATGAAGGGCCTGGTAACCTTCGACCGCAAAATAAAGAAAGATGCTTTTTACTGGTATAAAGCCAACTGGAGTAAAGCACCTGTACTCTATTTAACTGAAAGAAGGGCGAAAATACGCAAACACCAGGTTACCGAAGTGGTGGTGTACTCGAATATCGGTGCCCCAAAACTATGGTTAAACGGAAAAAAAGTAAATGCCGAACCTAAACTGGTAGATGGCAATGTGTTATATAAATTCGAAAATATAACCCTTAAAAAAGGTACAAATACAATTGAAAGCACGGTAATAAAAGATGGCAAAACCATAAAAGATAACATCAGCTGGGATTTCAGATAA
- a CDS encoding DUF4280 domain-containing protein gives MNWSTDPEPINDKDHIIDIEVSDIPKVSGQPATQDSASSIPKTEITEILACHGAKCTCDKAVDSSPKPLKVLSHNKYVINDNGETKLIATTLENKLLNLNFGQCKVPDPSKPVPCTAKLEWKDYYEKVELPNGAYVLTDKSTAICTAKGGNIKIVQHGQQVNITSRELENAKAGNWAADGPLITEELIYTTAVAKNEDEDGATVKSIAPLTYSKLQPINSPVTFKAAFNGQPSDAEKQGVNWVVYDINGEPMQLRSDAGETITITFKKAGTYLIEAYGKTNGDKKVTKTYTVKENGIETVTTVDGKTKVRIQVPIEFRLKSLFPALPVPGDISTISWEVTKTGGPGIPTLLTLTGNITQIICNDECSYIVSACFNGVPKQSEQIQAIKNGLTSVIASVESTRIKESVTFSVKDQFKVLPALPEESAAVKWICKDNEGKPVEAFKTKTGETVSHHFEEPGEYTVQAYLVQPSAKVSVKITVAQPELILAQWEYPKEAKRQKQAGEKKTTLTLNLKQQRA, from the coding sequence ATGAATTGGAGCACAGATCCTGAACCAATTAATGATAAAGATCATATCATTGATATTGAAGTTTCCGATATCCCAAAGGTATCAGGGCAGCCTGCCACACAAGACTCGGCCAGCTCCATACCAAAAACAGAAATTACCGAGATTTTGGCATGCCATGGTGCAAAATGTACTTGCGATAAAGCGGTCGATTCTTCGCCCAAGCCATTGAAAGTACTTAGCCATAATAAATACGTGATCAACGATAACGGTGAAACCAAACTGATTGCAACCACTTTAGAAAATAAATTGCTCAACCTGAACTTTGGCCAATGCAAAGTACCAGATCCAAGCAAACCCGTGCCATGCACGGCAAAATTGGAATGGAAAGATTATTATGAAAAAGTAGAACTTCCAAATGGCGCTTATGTGTTAACCGACAAAAGTACGGCAATATGCACGGCCAAAGGCGGAAATATAAAAATTGTACAGCATGGTCAACAGGTTAATATTACTTCCCGTGAACTGGAAAATGCCAAAGCAGGCAACTGGGCAGCTGATGGTCCTTTGATTACAGAGGAGTTAATTTATACCACTGCTGTGGCAAAAAACGAGGACGAAGACGGTGCAACAGTAAAATCAATTGCCCCATTAACCTATAGTAAACTGCAACCGATCAATAGCCCTGTTACCTTCAAGGCAGCGTTTAACGGACAGCCCAGCGATGCAGAAAAACAGGGTGTAAACTGGGTAGTTTACGACATAAACGGCGAGCCCATGCAATTGCGGAGCGATGCAGGAGAAACCATCACTATCACTTTCAAAAAAGCGGGGACATACCTCATCGAGGCTTATGGCAAAACCAATGGCGATAAAAAAGTAACTAAAACTTATACAGTTAAAGAAAACGGGATCGAAACCGTAACCACAGTTGATGGAAAAACTAAAGTGAGGATCCAGGTACCTATAGAATTCAGGCTTAAAAGCCTTTTTCCAGCCCTGCCTGTACCTGGCGATATCAGCACCATTAGCTGGGAAGTAACCAAAACAGGTGGTCCGGGCATACCTACCCTGTTAACCCTTACCGGGAACATTACACAGATAATCTGTAATGATGAATGTTCCTACATAGTATCAGCCTGTTTTAATGGTGTTCCAAAACAATCAGAGCAAATACAGGCCATCAAGAACGGGCTTACATCGGTCATCGCTTCTGTTGAAAGCACAAGGATAAAAGAATCGGTCACATTTAGCGTAAAAGACCAGTTTAAGGTTTTGCCTGCCCTTCCCGAAGAAAGTGCTGCTGTAAAATGGATTTGTAAAGACAATGAAGGCAAACCCGTTGAAGCATTTAAAACCAAAACAGGTGAAACGGTAAGCCATCATTTCGAAGAACCAGGCGAATATACGGTACAGGCCTATCTGGTACAACCAAGCGCAAAGGTATCGGTTAAAATAACCGTTGCTCAGCCCGAGCTTATACTCGCACAATGGGAATACCCGAAGGAGGCAAAAAGACAAAAACAGGCTGGGGAGAAAAAAACCACGCTTACCTTAAATTTAAAGCAGCAGAGGGCATAA